The Kiloniellales bacterium genome window below encodes:
- a CDS encoding adenylate/guanylate cyclase domain-containing protein, whose protein sequence is MTAAKIDPDPRKYPPAVTFMRRAARGASAAPKRSSVAEIEAWLLGPATREDDLLLLFESLIWNLVASGLPLDRASLHVGTLHPQLFGFAWNWERADGLCDEVRVAEAALQSDSYRKNPLFRVIEYGESFRGDTQDSAMAERCPLLKDLAAQGIMEYIALPIGGGSSYHNAATVATKRSGGFSDDEFASLEGVLSLFALHVERHIALRIAGNVLDTYLGHLAGRQVLDSTIKRGSGDAIHAVIWVSDLRGFTDLTDRLSGPEVTTLLNEYFGVLAGAVLAHGGEVLKFIGDGLLAVFPLASEYGEGRDAAHAALAAAEEALLAIDVLNSEPSASLEAIAGWRPLRTGIALHEGDVFFGNVGAPDRLDFTVIGRAVNEASRVEALCKVLERVILVTEPVARRLDRDLEHLGQHALRGVANPVSIFSPLR, encoded by the coding sequence TTGACTGCCGCGAAAATCGACCCCGATCCCCGGAAATACCCGCCGGCAGTTACTTTCATGCGTCGGGCCGCGCGGGGCGCGTCAGCGGCGCCCAAGCGATCCAGCGTCGCAGAGATAGAGGCATGGCTCTTGGGTCCAGCGACCCGTGAGGACGATCTGCTTCTTCTATTCGAATCCCTGATATGGAACTTGGTGGCGTCGGGTCTGCCACTCGATCGGGCGAGCCTGCATGTCGGCACGCTGCATCCACAGCTCTTTGGCTTTGCTTGGAATTGGGAGCGTGCCGACGGTTTGTGTGATGAGGTGCGGGTTGCCGAGGCCGCTCTTCAATCCGACAGCTATAGGAAGAATCCGCTCTTTCGCGTCATTGAGTATGGCGAATCGTTTCGAGGTGATACTCAGGATTCGGCGATGGCCGAAAGGTGCCCGCTTCTGAAGGATCTCGCGGCGCAGGGGATCATGGAGTATATCGCGCTGCCGATCGGCGGCGGCTCCTCATATCACAACGCCGCAACGGTCGCGACCAAGCGATCCGGTGGCTTTTCCGATGATGAATTTGCATCACTGGAAGGCGTCTTGAGCCTCTTCGCCTTGCATGTCGAGCGCCACATCGCACTCCGCATCGCTGGGAACGTGCTGGACACGTATTTGGGCCACCTGGCGGGTCGACAGGTCCTCGACAGCACGATCAAGCGCGGGTCAGGCGATGCGATCCACGCGGTCATATGGGTCTCGGATCTGCGTGGCTTCACCGATCTGACGGATCGCCTGAGCGGTCCGGAAGTGACCACCCTACTCAATGAGTATTTCGGGGTCTTGGCAGGAGCAGTTCTCGCTCACGGTGGCGAGGTCCTGAAGTTCATCGGTGATGGTCTCTTGGCTGTTTTTCCATTGGCCTCCGAGTACGGCGAAGGGCGAGATGCCGCTCATGCGGCACTTGCGGCAGCAGAGGAAGCTCTCCTCGCCATAGATGTTCTCAATTCCGAGCCGTCGGCTTCGCTAGAGGCTATTGCGGGTTGGCGGCCCTTGCGCACGGGCATCGCATTACACGAGGGTGATGTCTTCTTTGGCAACGTCGGGGCACCGGACCGCCTGGATTTCACCGTCATCGGTCGCGCCGTCAATGAGGCGAGTAGAGTGGAAGCGCTATGTAAAGTGCTCGAGAGGGTGATTCTCGTCACTGAACCTGTGGCCCGTAGATTGGACCGAGATCTGGAGCATCTCGGTCAACATGCCTTACGCGGTGTTGCGAATCCGGTCTCGATCTTCAGTCCGCTAAGGTAG